One Aegilops tauschii subsp. strangulata cultivar AL8/78 chromosome 7, Aet v6.0, whole genome shotgun sequence genomic window carries:
- the LOC109770248 gene encoding cysteine-rich receptor-like protein kinase 10, translated as MQFEQGMATILLLLLSSLTPFLAAADVFCDNVKVLAATLPNKTSSSPVHFATATVGQAPDIVYALALCRGDVLHDTTCAECITNVFGKVQNATPPEVECFRAASYFADCILIYNSKDILAPSFTNSTEGENGGDPPFERWNVRNVTGDVPLITGLIHKLLVQTVEKAASASPRRFATGVVDSGTNFPKVYSLAQCTPDLSSGDCLECLQHLLGMINSTMSLRMGGQMGVIRCYFRYDASQFYQGQPLISLGPLAPTPTQHKRRKNKLWIIPIVLIPLAAATFLFFILYYRRITKQRKGEVMRLQGSRRSRDLEGEEQLVWQGKNSEFMVFDFQQLLQATNNFSEENKLGQGGFGAVYKGKLAAGLEIAVKRLSSHSGQGFIEFKNEVQLIAKLQHSNLVRLFGCCSLEEEKILVYEYLPNKSLDFFIFDEKRRALLDWSKLVAIVEGIAHGLLYLHKHSRLRIIHRDLKPSNILLDSEMNPKISDFGLAKIFSSDSTEGNTTRRVVGTYGYMSPEYASEGVFSIKSDVFSFGVIIFEILSGKRNSGSQQYGDFINLLGYAWQLWEEGRGIDLLDTSLVPKGQSPKIMRYINIALLCVQENAADRPTMADVIAMLCTDDMNIDEPKQPAYFNIRVGNEEESSATESCSINDMTISVAIPR; from the exons ATGCAGTTCGAGCAAGGCATGGCGACAATCCTGCTGCTCCTActcagcagcctcacaccgttcCTGGCGGCAGCCGATGTATTCTGCGACAACGTTAAGGTCCTTGCTGCCACCCTCCCCAACAAAACCTCCTCTTCCCCAGTACACTTTGCCACTGCCACCGTTGGCCAAGCCCCCGACATCGTGTATGCGCTTGCGCTCTGCCGTGGTGATGTCCTCCATGACACAACATGTGCCGAGTGCATCACCAACGTATTCGGCAAAGTGCAGAACGCTACGCCGCCAGAGGTAGAGTGCTTCAGGGCCGCCTCCTACTTTGCTGATTGTATCCTCATCTACAACTCCAAAGACATCCTCGCCCCGTCATTCACCAATAGCACAGAAGGAGAAAATGGTGGCGACCCTCCTTTTGAGAGGTGGAATGTCAGAAATGTCACCGGCGACGTGCCGCTCATCACCGGTCTCATCCACAAGCTGCTGGTGCAGACCGTGGAGAAGGCAGCCAGCGCGTCGCCAAGGCGGTTCGCCACGGGTGTCGTGGACAGCGGCACAAACTTCCCGAAGGTGTACTCGTTGGCGCAGTGCACGCCGGACCTGTCTTCCGGGGACTGTCTAGAGTGCTTGCAACATCTCCTTGGCATGATCAACTCCACCATGTCCCTCCGCATGGGAGGGCAGATGGGTGTCATACGGTGTTATTTCAGGTATGATGCGTCTCAGTTCTATCAAGGCCAACCATTGATAAGTCTGGGGCCGCTAGCTCCAACTCCGACCCAACACAAGA GGCGGAAGAACAAGCTGTGGATAATTCCCATAGTTTTAATACCTCTAGCTGCAGCAACATTTCTCTTCTTCATCTTGTACTATCGTCGGATCACAAAACAAAGAAAAG GTGAAGTGATGAGGTTACAAGGATCAAGACGTTCTCGGGATTTGGAAGGAGAGGAACAACTAGTTTGGCAAGGCAAAAATTCAGAGTTCATGGTGTTTGACTTCCAACAGCTACTACAGGCCACAAATAATTTTTCGGAAGAAAACAAACTTGGACAGGGTGGCTTTGGTGCTGTATACAAG GGCAAGCTTGCTGCTGGATTGGAGATAGCAGTTAAAAGACTTTCTTCACATTCAGGACAAGGGTTCATAGAGTTTAAAAATGAAGTCCAGCTCATAGCCAAACTACAACACAGTAATTTGGTTAGGCTCTTTGGATGTTGCTCCCTAGAAGAGGAGAAAATATTAGTGTATGAATACTTGCCCAACAAAAGCTTGGATTTCTTTATCTTTG ATGAAAAAAGAAGAGCTTTACTTGATTGGTCCAAACTTGTAGCAATAGTTGAAGGCATAGCACATGGACTTCTTTACCTACATAAGCACTCCCGGTTACGTATCATACATCGAGATCTTAAACCAAGTAACATTCTCTTGGATAGCGAAATGAATCCAAAGATTTCAGATTTTGGTCTAGCAAAAATTTTCAGCTCAGATAGCACTGAAGGAAACACTACTAGAAGAGTGGTTGGTACATA TGGCTACATGTCCCCTGAGTATGCTTCGGAGGGTGTCTTCTCTATTAAATCGGACGTCTTCAGTTTTGGTGTTATTATTTTTGAGATACTTAGCGGAAAGCGGAATTCTGGTAGCCAGCAATATGGTGATTTCATCAATCTTCTTGGATAT GCATGGCAATTATGGGAAGAGGGAAGGGGAATTGATCTTCTTGATACATCATTGGTTCCCAAAGGTCAATCGCCGAAGATTATGAGATACATTAATATAGCATTATTATGTGTACAAGAGAATGCAGCTGATCGACCAACCATGGCAGATGTTATAGCAATGCTATGCACCGACGATATGAACATCGACGAGCCTAAGCAGCCGGCATATTTCAACATAAGGGTCGGAAATGAAGAGGAGTCTTCTGCTACAGAGTCATGTAGTATTAACGACATGACCATATCTGTCGCAATTCCTAGATAG
- the LOC109770247 gene encoding cysteine-rich receptor-like protein kinase 10 isoform X1: MLMLGVLLLFLMPLSATGTAELCGSNYTTNSTYQSNLAVLAATLPTNASSSLQQFAAATVGQAPDAVHALALCRGDFANDTACADCVAASFQGAQQTCPNDEAATVYYDYDDVNNQRPGCVLGFSGDSDFLSPAAGLTENGTLFEAWNPGNISADATITAADVHKLLTVTAQDSAADTARRYSTAVMDAVPTLYSLAQCTPDLSAGDCLVCLQRLIGMVNATTSVRQGGRIFVLRCNIRFETFMFFDQPMRRINPSSITQAPPTGKNTGIKRWIIAICVSSAVALAAFCFMVYCRCLRGRIRKRGLRERRTNKLHGGDHELVWDMETGMLSGFSFFEFDQIQEATGNFSEENKLGEGGFGPVYKGHFVQGMEIAVKRLASHSGQGLVEFKNEVQLIAKLQHRNLVRLLGCCSQGEEKILVYEYMPNKSLDFFIFDERRKVLMDWNRRLSIIEGIAEGLLYLHKHSRLRVIHRDLKPSNILLDNEMNPKISDFGLAKIFSPNNNEENSTRRVVGTYGYMAPEYASEGLFSIKSDVFSFGVLVLEILSGKRNSGSHQCGDFINLLGYAWQLWEDRRWIDIVDASLNSFLPKTHPTEIMRCINIALLCVQENAVDRPNMLDVTTMLSSKTMILREPKHPPYFNLRVGNEEDTSATQSCSINGVTLSIATAR; this comes from the exons ATGCTGATGCTCGGCGTCCTGCTCCTTTTTCTGATGCCGTTGTCGGCAACGGGAACAGCAGAGCTCTGCGGCAGCAACTACACCACCAACAGCACCTACCAGTCGAACCTCGCCGTCCTTGCCGCCACCCTCCCCACTAATGCCTCCTCTTCCCTTCAGCAATTTGCCGCCGCCACCGTTGGCCAAGCACCTGATGCGGTGCACGCGCTCGCGCTCTGCCGCGGCGACTTCGCCAACGACACGGCATGTGCGGACTGTGTTGCCGCCTCATTCCAAGGCGCACAGCAGACGTGCCCCAACGATGAGGCCGCCACCGTCTACTACGACTACGACGACGTAAACAATCAGAGGCCAGGCTGCGTCCTCGGCTTCTCTGGCGACAGCGATTTCCTCAGCCCAGCGGCCGGTCTCACTGAGAACGGCACGCTCTTCGAGGCATGGAATCCGGGGAACATCTCCGCGGACGCCACCATCACCGCCGCAGACGTCCACAAGCTTCTTACTGTGACAGCTCAGGACTCGGCCGCCGACACGGCGAGGCGGTACTCCACAGCGGTCATGGATGCCGTGCCAACGCTCTACTCCCTCGCACAGTGCACGCCGGACCTGTCCGCCGGTGACTGCCTGGTGTGCCTCCAGCGGCTCATCGGCATGGTCAACGCCACCACGTCCGTGCGCCAGGGAGGACGGATCTTCGTCCTGCGCTGCAACATCAGGTTCGAGACGTTTATGTTCTTCGACCAACCTATGCGGCGGATCAATCCATCCTCCATCACTCAGGCTCCTCCAACAGGCA AAAATACAGGAATCAAACGTTGGATAATTGCAATATGTGTGTCTTCTGCTGTGGCACTAGCTGCTTTCTGCTTCATGGTTTATTGTCGTTGCCTCAGAGGAAGGATCAGAAAACGTGG ATTGCGAGAAAGGCGCACTAATAAGTTGCACGGAGGGGATCATGAACTAGTATGGGATATGGAAACAGGAATGTTATCAGGGTTTTCGTTTTTTGAGTTTGATCAGATACAGGAGGCCACGGGTAACTTTTCTGAAGAAAATAAACTTGGAGAAGGCGGATTTGGCCCTGTATACAAG GGACATTTTGTTCAGGGAATGGAGATAGCAGTTAAGAGGCTTGCTTCACATTCAGGACAAGGTTTGGTGGAGTTCAAAAATGAAGTTCAGCTCATAGCCAAGCTTCAACATAGGAATTTGGTGAGACTGCTGGGATGTTGCTCTCAAGGAGAGGAAAAGATACTGGTCTATGAATACATGCCGAACAAAAGCTTGGACTTCTTCATATTTG ATGAACGCAGAAAAGTTTTAATGGATTGGAACAGACGTCTATCAATAATTGAAGGAATAGCAGAAGGCCTTCTTTATCTACATAAGCACTCTCGTCTGCGTGTTATACATCGAGATCTTAAGCCAAGCAACATTCTCTTGGACAATGAAATGAATCCTAAAATTTCGGATTTTGGACTAGCAAAAATATTCAGCCCAAATAACAACGAGGAAAACAGTACGAGAAGAGTAGTTGGTACATA TGGTTACATGGCTCCCGAGTATGCTTCTGAAGGCCTATTCTCTATCAAATCCGATGTATTCAGCTTTGGTGTTTTAGTTCTCGAGATCCTTAGCGGGAAAAGGAATTCCGGTAGCCATCAATGTGGTGATTTCATCAATCTCCTCGGATAT GCTTGGCAGTTATGGGAAGACAGAAGATGGATTGATATTGTCGATGCATCACTTAATTCATTTCTTCCAAAGACTCACCCAACAGAAATTATGAGGTGCATTAACATTGCACTACTATGTGTACAAGAGAATGCAGTAGATCGACCAAACATGTTGGATGTTACCACAATGCTAAGCAGCAAGACAATGATCCTACGTGAGCCTAAGCACCCACCGTATTTCAATCTAAGGGTAGGCAATGAAGAGGATACTTCTGCTACACAATCGTGCAGTATCAATGGTGTTACGCTATCTATAGCAACTGCTCGATAG
- the LOC109770247 gene encoding cysteine-rich receptor-like protein kinase 10 isoform X2 has translation MLMLGVLLLFLMPLSATGTAELCGSNYTTNSTYQSNLAVLAATLPTNASSSLQQFAAATVGQAPDAVHALALCRGDFANDTACADCVAASFQGAQQTCPNDEAATVYYDYDDVNNQRPGCVLGFSGDSDFLSPAAGLTENGTLFEAWNPGNISADATITAADVHKLLTVTAQDSAADTARRYSTAVMDAVPTLYSLAQCTPDLSAGDCLVCLQRLIGMVNATTSVRQGGRIFVLRCNIRFETFMFFDQPMRRINPSSITQAPPTGKIMYTNCSGIKRWIIAICVSSAVALAAFCFMVYCRCLRGRIRKRSVRLRERRTNKLHGGDHELVWDMETGMLSGFSFFEFDQIQEATGNFSEENKLGEGGFGPVYKGHFVQGMEIAVKRLASHSGQGLVEFKNEVQLIAKLQHRNLVRLLGCCSQGEEKILVYEYMPNKSLDFFIFDERRKVLMDWNRRLSIIEGIAEGLLYLHKHSRLRVIHRDLKPSNILLDNEMNPKISDFGLAKIFSPNNNEENSTRRVVGTYGYMAPEYASEGLFSIKSDVFSFGVLVLEILSGKRNSGSHQCGDFINLLGYAWQLWEDRRWIDIVDASLNSFLPKTHPTEIMRCINIALLCVQENAVDRPNMLDVTTMLSSKTMILREPKHPPYFNLRVGNEEDTSATQSCSINGVTLSIATAR, from the exons ATGCTGATGCTCGGCGTCCTGCTCCTTTTTCTGATGCCGTTGTCGGCAACGGGAACAGCAGAGCTCTGCGGCAGCAACTACACCACCAACAGCACCTACCAGTCGAACCTCGCCGTCCTTGCCGCCACCCTCCCCACTAATGCCTCCTCTTCCCTTCAGCAATTTGCCGCCGCCACCGTTGGCCAAGCACCTGATGCGGTGCACGCGCTCGCGCTCTGCCGCGGCGACTTCGCCAACGACACGGCATGTGCGGACTGTGTTGCCGCCTCATTCCAAGGCGCACAGCAGACGTGCCCCAACGATGAGGCCGCCACCGTCTACTACGACTACGACGACGTAAACAATCAGAGGCCAGGCTGCGTCCTCGGCTTCTCTGGCGACAGCGATTTCCTCAGCCCAGCGGCCGGTCTCACTGAGAACGGCACGCTCTTCGAGGCATGGAATCCGGGGAACATCTCCGCGGACGCCACCATCACCGCCGCAGACGTCCACAAGCTTCTTACTGTGACAGCTCAGGACTCGGCCGCCGACACGGCGAGGCGGTACTCCACAGCGGTCATGGATGCCGTGCCAACGCTCTACTCCCTCGCACAGTGCACGCCGGACCTGTCCGCCGGTGACTGCCTGGTGTGCCTCCAGCGGCTCATCGGCATGGTCAACGCCACCACGTCCGTGCGCCAGGGAGGACGGATCTTCGTCCTGCGCTGCAACATCAGGTTCGAGACGTTTATGTTCTTCGACCAACCTATGCGGCGGATCAATCCATCCTCCATCACTCAGGCTCCTCCAACAGGCAAGATTATGTACACGAACTGTTC AGGAATCAAACGTTGGATAATTGCAATATGTGTGTCTTCTGCTGTGGCACTAGCTGCTTTCTGCTTCATGGTTTATTGTCGTTGCCTCAGAGGAAGGATCAGAAAAC GTTCAGTGAGATTGCGAGAAAGGCGCACTAATAAGTTGCACGGAGGGGATCATGAACTAGTATGGGATATGGAAACAGGAATGTTATCAGGGTTTTCGTTTTTTGAGTTTGATCAGATACAGGAGGCCACGGGTAACTTTTCTGAAGAAAATAAACTTGGAGAAGGCGGATTTGGCCCTGTATACAAG GGACATTTTGTTCAGGGAATGGAGATAGCAGTTAAGAGGCTTGCTTCACATTCAGGACAAGGTTTGGTGGAGTTCAAAAATGAAGTTCAGCTCATAGCCAAGCTTCAACATAGGAATTTGGTGAGACTGCTGGGATGTTGCTCTCAAGGAGAGGAAAAGATACTGGTCTATGAATACATGCCGAACAAAAGCTTGGACTTCTTCATATTTG ATGAACGCAGAAAAGTTTTAATGGATTGGAACAGACGTCTATCAATAATTGAAGGAATAGCAGAAGGCCTTCTTTATCTACATAAGCACTCTCGTCTGCGTGTTATACATCGAGATCTTAAGCCAAGCAACATTCTCTTGGACAATGAAATGAATCCTAAAATTTCGGATTTTGGACTAGCAAAAATATTCAGCCCAAATAACAACGAGGAAAACAGTACGAGAAGAGTAGTTGGTACATA TGGTTACATGGCTCCCGAGTATGCTTCTGAAGGCCTATTCTCTATCAAATCCGATGTATTCAGCTTTGGTGTTTTAGTTCTCGAGATCCTTAGCGGGAAAAGGAATTCCGGTAGCCATCAATGTGGTGATTTCATCAATCTCCTCGGATAT GCTTGGCAGTTATGGGAAGACAGAAGATGGATTGATATTGTCGATGCATCACTTAATTCATTTCTTCCAAAGACTCACCCAACAGAAATTATGAGGTGCATTAACATTGCACTACTATGTGTACAAGAGAATGCAGTAGATCGACCAAACATGTTGGATGTTACCACAATGCTAAGCAGCAAGACAATGATCCTACGTGAGCCTAAGCACCCACCGTATTTCAATCTAAGGGTAGGCAATGAAGAGGATACTTCTGCTACACAATCGTGCAGTATCAATGGTGTTACGCTATCTATAGCAACTGCTCGATAG